A part of Rhopalosiphum maidis isolate BTI-1 chromosome 3, ASM367621v3, whole genome shotgun sequence genomic DNA contains:
- the LOC113559017 gene encoding uncharacterized protein LOC113559017, with protein sequence MTVVFHKILRPILILSKCIGLINISYTVKSTGFLVQNTNSAFHGILEIARMIVLLLCTYIYFHQFDPEFHILQILNIIKLWIIIIAARLSTPWIIKFINGIIEFDRKIAPFSINLLIPQRSWRKKQWDMIFISLFLYFIGFKSLYFYFLPIKIENVVSLLIYYLLFTLPFVIDYVVTISSFFFLQSLYVRFQTLNDFWKCLPTDLVDVSRQWTHAEIVDFMKNTRLLHSELCGLLKTFTQGYGSMLLSFFASSFINLLLSVYCIVNNGPLPASHSSANVWEQIIPLIINVQMVTFLIFIIVFVSFINEKKMEMISYLRLYKISNLHLDIKQQIKMFMNQTSACDSNQILAFGFFDINLNLVTTILVLLITGIFTLIQMKDHPMILKLNNDTKSFLGKL encoded by the exons ATGACGGTTGTTTTTCACAAAATCTTAAgacctattttaattttgtctaaGTGTAtaggtttaattaatatttcgtatACCGTCAAATCGACTGGATTTTTGGTTCAGAATACAAACTCAGCATTTCATGGAATATTAGAAATAGCACGGATGATTGTGTTATTGTTAtgcacttatatatattttcatcagTTTGATCCAGAATTCCATatacttcaaattttaaatattattaaactttggaTTATCATTATCGCTGCCAGACTATCAACACCATGGATtatcaa atttattAATGGTATTATTGAGTTTGATCGAAAAATTGCaccattttcaataaatttgttgATCCCACAGCGTTCATGGAGAAAAAAACAATGggatatgatttttatttcgttatttttatactttattggatttaaatccttatatttttattttttacccattaaaatagaaaacgtTGTATCATTGttgatatactatttattgttcACTCTACCATTTGTTATTGATTATGTAGTTACGatatcttcttttttttttcttcaaagcTTATATGTCAGATTTCAAACATTAAACGATTTTTGGAAATGTCTTCCTACCGACTTAGTTGACGTTTCCCGCCAATGGACACACGCCGAAATAGTggattttatgaaaaacacGCGGTTGTTACACTCAGAACTTTGCGGATTGTTGAAAACGTTTACTCAAGGCTACGGTTCAATGCTTTTGAGTTTCTTCGCGTCCAGCTTTATCAATTTGCTTCTCAGTGTTTATTGTATTGTCAACAATGGACCATTACCAGCTTCCCATTCATCGGCTAATGTCTGGGAACAGATAATACCACTCATAATCAACGTACAGATGGTCacgtttttgatatttattatcgtttttgtTTCATTCATAAACGAGAAG aaaatGGAAATGATATCATATCTACgattatacaaaatttcaaatttacacTTGGACATAAAacaacaa atcaaaatgtttatgaacCAAACATCAGCATGTGATTCAAACCAAATTTTGGCATTTGGATTTTTCGATATCAATTTAAACCTCGTTACAACA ATACTTGTATTATTGATTACTGGAATATTCACGCTAATACAAATGAAAGATCACCCGatgatattgaaattaaataatgacacTAAATCCTTCTtgggaaaattataa